One part of the Rutidosis leptorrhynchoides isolate AG116_Rl617_1_P2 chromosome 1, CSIRO_AGI_Rlap_v1, whole genome shotgun sequence genome encodes these proteins:
- the LOC139845532 gene encoding heat shock cognate 70 kDa protein-like, producing the protein MKVWPFKIVEGNNGKPMIEVTYQGVTKLISAEEISSMVLTKMKEIADRHLNDNVKSAVITVPAYFDDLKRQATKDAATVAGLDVLRLISEPTVAAVAYGLDQKSKIAGAKNVVIFDLGGGTFDVSLVIINKGKFEVKGVSGDAHLGGEDFDNQMMDHFVVEFNRKEKKDISKNPRALARLRVACERAKRILSSTTFTIIEVDCLYDGVDFSAKITRAKFEELNMDFFNKCMEIVNKCLEDAKWDKKMVDEVVLVGGSTRIPKVQQMLQEFFEGKDLCKTVNPDEAVAYGAAVLAAKISGKRNQMVQELTLSDVTPLSLGYHAVGDVMSVMIPKNTPIPVIRERTVTTVVDYQSNFYFKVYQGERSKVTDNIYLGEFILHNIPVALRGIAKAKVQFEIDVDGLLKVSAEELITGQKTDVKITNGKRSISKEEIDKMLNDAKKFKVEDQNYRKKVEAYNDLEYYVYLMKRRVNDDNVRKMLSPQNLRKIDDLVAGAMVWLEIYKLVEIDVIAVAEKKKKLECAFNAIIGPFM; encoded by the coding sequence ATGAAAGTTTGGCCTTTCAAGATTGTAGAAGGAAATAATGGTAAGCCAATGATTGAAGTAACGTATCAGGGTGTTACGAAGCTGATTTCTGCTGAAGAAATTTCATCCATGGTGCTAACAAAGATGAAAGAGATAGCTGATAGACACCTTAATGACAATGTGAAATCTGCAGTAATCACAGTGCCCGCTTATTTTGACGATTTAAAACGACAAGCCACTAAAGATGCAGCTACTGTTGCTGGCCTTGATGTTTTGCGCTTGATCAGTGAACCGACTGTAGCAGCTGTAGCTTACGGTCTGGACCAGAAGTCCAAAATCGCCGGTGCAAAAAATGTGGTTATATTTGACTTAGGGGGTGGTACGTTTGATGTATCTCTTGTTATCATTAATAAAGGGAAGTTTGAGGTTAAGGGTGTTAGTGGTGACGCTCATTTAGGTGGTGAGGATTTTGATAATCAAATGATGGATCACTTTGTTGTGGAATTTAATAGGAAAGAAAAGAAAGATATTAGCAAGAATCCACGAGCATTAGCGAGGCTGAGAGTGGCTTGTGAGAGAGCAAAGAGGATTCTCTCTTCAACAACTTTTACTATTATAGAAGTTGACTGCTTGTATGATGGCGTTGATTTTTCAGCAAAAATTACTCGGGCTAAGTTTGAGGAGTTGAATATGGATTTCTTTAATAAGTGTATGGAAATTGTAAATAAATGTCTTGAAGATGCAAAATGGGATAAGAAAATGGTGGATGAGGTGGTACTGGTTGGTGGGTCCACAAGGATTCCAAAGGTTCAACAAATGTTACAGGAATTTTTTGAAGGTAAAGACTTGTGCAAGACAGTCAATCCTGATGAGGCTGTTGCGTATGGTGCAGCTGTTTTGGCTGCAAAAATTAGTGGTAAGAGGAATCAAATGGTTCAAGAATTGACGTTGTCAGATGTCACCCCTCTTTCACTTGGTTATCATGCTGTAGGAGACGTCATGAGTGTTATGATCCCAAAAAATACTCCCATACCTGTTATTAGAGAGCGTACGGTGACTACAGTTGTTGACTACCAAAGTAATTTTTATTTCAAGGTTTATCAGGGAGAGAGAAGTAAAGTGACAGACAACATTTATCTCGGTGAATTTATTCTTCATAACATTCCTGTAGCCCTTAGGGGTATTGCAAAAGCAAAGGTTCAGTTTGAAATTGATGTCGATGGTCTTTTGAAAGTTTCTGCTGAGGAACTGATTACTGGTCAGAAGACCGACGTCAAAATCACCAATGGTAAGAGAAGtatttcaaaggaagaaattgatAAGATGTTGAATGACGCAAAAAAATTCAAAGTTGAGGATCAAAACTACCGAAAGAAAGTGGAGGCCTATAACGATTTGGAGTATTATGTTTATCTCATGAAAAGAAGAGTGAATGATGACAACGTCAGGAAGATGCTAAGTCCGCAAAATTTAAGGAAGATTGATGATTTGGTCGCGGGTGCAATGGTGTGGCTTGAAATATATAAACTAGTAGAAATTGATGTGATTGCAGTTGCAGAAAAGAAGAAGAAACTGGAATGTGCCTTCAACGCAATAATTGGTCCGTTTATGTAA
- the LOC139845507 gene encoding cytochrome P450 81Q32-like has protein sequence MVPFYVILSVVAFIWITKIVLEKNKNLPPSPFPCLPIVCHLYLVKSPLYRALAKLSNRYGPVLMLHFGSRKTLLVSSPDVVEECLTTNDIVFANRPHLLAGKHFGYDYTTLPWSSYGDHWRNLRRIATLELFSAHRVQTLNSVRAEEVRLLAKKVYESAIEGNGIVEMKSMFFELMLNVMMMMIAGKRFYGDSVADEQEGQRFKKIVHETFVLMETTNVSDYLPWWKWLGGRALEKKFVDLKKIRDEFMQGLLDEQKRKLISGLEEREIEKKDEKKNLIQVMLKLQENEPEHYKDQVIKGLMQVLLSAGTDTSSNTMEWMLSHLLNNPEALKKARDEIDNNVGKDRLFNESDISNLPYLRCIINETMRMNSPGPIVFHESAKDCTVGGYHIPSGTMLLMNVWAMHNDPKNWEEPKKFKPERFVGLEGSSVGYKLMPFGAGRRRCPAENLATRMVGLALGTLIQCFDWERTSDEMIDMTEGAGLTMPRAKPLVVKCQPRQKMAKLLF, from the exons ATGGTTCCTTTTTATGTAATTCTCTCCGTCGTTGCCTTCATATGGATTACTAAAATAGTCCTTGAAAAGAATAAAAACTTACCCCCTAGCCCATTCCCATGCTTACCCATAGTTTGTCATCTTTATCTAGTCAAAAGCCCTCTTTATCGAGCCTTAGCTAAACTCTCGAACCGTTATGGTCCAGTACTCATGCTTCACTTTGGTAGCCGTAAAACCCTTTTGGTTTCGTCTCCAGACGTCGTAGAAGAGTGTCTAACCACCAACGATATTGTTTTCGCTAACCGTCCCCATTTGCTTGCTGGAAAACACTTTGGGTATGACTACACCACCCTTCCTTGGTCAAGCTATGGTGATCACTGGCGTAACCTACGTCGTATAGCTACCCTTGAGCTTTTCTCAGCTCATCGGGTACAAACCTTAAACTCGGTTCGTGCAGAAGAAGTGAGGCTACTGGCTAAAAAGGTGTATGAAAGTGCGATAGAAGGTAATGGAATAGTGGAGATGAAGTCCATGTTTTTTGAGCTCATGTTGaatgtaatgatgatgatgattgctgGGAAAAGGTTTTATGGTGATTCGGTGGCGGATGAGCAAGAGGGACAACGGTTTAAGAAGATTGTACATGAAACGTTCGTGTTGATGGAGACAACCAATGTTTCGGATTATTTGCCATGGTGGAAGTGGTTGGGAGGGAGGGCGTTGGAGAAGAAATTCGTCGATTTGAAAAAGATAAGAGATGAGTTTATGCAAGGTTTGTTAGACGAACAAAAACGAAAACTAATTTCTGGCTTGGAAGAACGGGAAATCGAGAAAAAGGATGAGAAGAAGAATTTGATTCAGGTTATGTTAAAGTTGCAAGAAAATGAACCTGAACATTACAAGGATCAAGTTATTAAAGGACTAATGCAG GTACTATTATCAGCAGGAACGGATACATCAAGTAATACGATGGAATGGATGTTATCACATTTGTTAAACAACCCTGAAGCTCTAAAGAAAGCACGAGATGAAATCGATAATAATGTAGGCAAAGATCGACTATTTAACGAATCAGACATATCAAACCTTCCTTATCTACGCTGCATAATAAACGAGACTATGCGAATGAACTCTCCTGGTCCGATTGTGTTTCATGAGTCTGCAAAGGACTGTACGGTGGGAGGGTACCACATACCAAGTGGGACGATGCTATTGATGAACGTGTGGGCCATGCATAATGATCCGAAGAATTGGGAAGAACCTAAAAAGTTTAAACCAGAGAGATTTGTAGGGTTAGAAGGTTCAAGTGTTGGGTATAAGTTAATGCCATTTGGAGCTGGAAGGAGGAGATGTCCTGCAGAAAATTTGGCAACGCGTATGGTCGGGTTGGCATTGGGTACGTTAATTCAATGCTTTGATTGGGAACGAACGAGTGACGAGATGATTGATATGACCGAAGGAGCGGGATTAACTATGCCTCGAGCTAAACCGTTGGTGGTAAAGTGTCAACCGCGTCAAAAGATGGCTAAATTGCTATTTTAG